TTTGGGGTTTTGCCTACCATGTCGTGTGTGAGCGCAATTttcgaaaaaaaagatttgttAATGTTCAAAATAGTGATGCCGTGGTATAGTTTGGGTCTATACTTACCCGTACTTGAAATAACGCCTTTCCGAGCAGTAGAAAACATGATACAAAATATCTCACTATAGTGTAAACCCAATAGCTAAAAAAGGTAAAgcttttcaattcaattctttttctcttttctgCCAACAGAAGTGTGTCTACAAGTATTGGGCATCACGCAACAATCttagctttttttttcactatATAATTTGCCTTTTACTCAAAAAGTGTTAGGCTTTCTACAACCACAAATTACTTTTCTCACATAAATGGCAAAGTAAGCAAAGGCGACGGAAAGAAAGcggaaagaaagaaagaacaaacaaacaaagaaagTGGTTACAAAAGTAGGTTTTCAAAcggcaaaaaaaagaggaaaatCCACTTCTTTGTGAAGTATTATTTGAAGCCATTGGACCAGATGGATCCAAATATACAAAACCAATGACGGGAAACGTTCcgattatataaatatcgACGATTAGAGTTTTAATCGCCGTGTACCTGGTAAGATGTTCTCTCTACAGTTTTCGACTTTTGTGAGCCATCGCTTTTTTGGTTACCAAATCTATACAACTTGTCtctatttattttcatttttcatcaaactCCAATATCTTGATTTATCCTGTTCTTTGGAGGATATGGACACCACTATTGGTTTCAATTATGTTACTGACTTCTCCAACATGCAAATTGAATGCGGCTTCTTCGAATGGTGGTTGCATTTGTCCTTTGCTAAAAAACCCTAAATCACCACCTCTGTCATGTGAGCTGCAATCACTTTCGGTATTTGCCAATTCACTTAGTTTAACCTCACCACTCAATATTCTTTCCAAatgtttcttcaatatctGTATAGATTCGTCTCTAGTTCTACTTATACCATCTGGGGACTTCCAAGACTTGGGTTTTCTTGATTGATTGTTCTTGATCAACAAATGAGAAACTCTAACCTGGCCATCCTCATTCACAAGTGGCTTGTAACCATTGTTTTTAAACTTCGCAATGTATGCATTCAATACTTCTTTGTCAGTGCCATAAGGTGGGTCCCAAGACGACTCATTGGTAGATTGGTTTAAGAAATACTCTTTGTTATGGGATCTGGATACTCTAATCGTCCAATTAGGTGGTAAGCCTGTTGATGTCGATGCCATGATGATATACTACTGCAAAAAGAATCAAGCTAAACTGATGACAAATAATACAACAAAAGGCAACAACGAAAATCTTgtgttgatgaagaatatagaaaaagagagaagTTTTGGTAAATGTACACTACCTTAATATCTATTGCAAGACGAATCTCAACTGTATATCTATTCAAGTGACTAATGCTTGTGTGTCTAAATACCTCTTGTCTTCAACGCGTCTTTGACTTGGTTAGCAACAACATCTATTGGTTGATCACATCTAACCTTAACAACTTTCCCTTGTTTGTCAAAGTAATCAACAACTGGCATGGAGGTATCGATGAATGTTCTAAATCTCT
This genomic stretch from Candida albicans SC5314 chromosome 1, complete sequence harbors:
- the ESS1 gene encoding peptidylprolyl isomerase (Prolyl isomerase (parvulin class); essential; involved in yeast-hyphal switching, Cph1p pathway; has inflexible linker between WW and isomerase domains, unlike human homolog; functional homolog of S. cerevisiae Ess1p), producing the protein MASTSTGLPPNWTIRVSRSHNKEYFLNQSTNESSWDPPYGTDKEVLNAYIAKFKNNGYKPLVNEDGQVRVSHLLIKNNQSRKPKSWKSPDGISRTRDESIQILKKHLERILSGEVKLSELANTESDCSSHDRGGDLGFFSKGQMQPPFEEAAFNLHVGEVSNIIETNSGVHILQRTG